A window of Argopecten irradians isolate NY chromosome 1, Ai_NY, whole genome shotgun sequence contains these coding sequences:
- the LOC138319208 gene encoding lim and transglutaminase domain protein ltd-1-like isoform X1: MGCGQSVVTIEIHVKRGQMAPVKGDGIQLPKRMFGTYKVDKKCTYQESHHMFVYDPRVLKVVPPPHVPHTRKNEVFDSERFALLDKRALNVSAARKRGMLEDLVQWLVRPCKGHELAKLRVLYRWLTSWDIKKFKPPLSRIDKGSVFWYIIRLQNKQENYASMMCYLCSHAGLVCMVIHGFMKGSSYKIGQNVASNKINMYGEWNAVLVNNVWRHVNAYWGACAVTADSDDDESTIFHLDETFFIPDPETLAYTHFPDEPKWQLLEQTMSMKDFERRAYVKERFFELDMRILSHPECEITCHDELEILFGVSPSKAKQIALKCLLSVENEEEDWVPVETDKFQHDYAHVQSASSIAVQIRFPDKGTYKLEILGKDILRERQDDKYIYDWLVVYKIYVKKVGKVLAFPRCDETVGWGPNLLTEEAGVVPIDHPFATLNADGGYLDLAIKLDSIDIEDLEIFYKMTTLEANLDDVEFSQQGIIKEAQQVIIFNDKPPANEYCLCIYVEEEEDPFLLPPLRPDEYRPPVMVKKNVCNFLVRCTSLSKDSKFREIDNARKAITEANKEKRLANLERVVDLIETKDFERYMAAETKYGRELILRLRKLQSKLHEIMIIDTESIMKLRDLDNPPPEVFAVMKSLLLFLGHFDEELRQWSDVRKIIGRSAKLALKRRIGEFDINTLELEIALGAKKLLGTMELEDIRTIDHVLAVFMDYVMAVVEEMELRYPKKLELTLPRTTREKIERSKKVIALLTATKPIVEPEEEFEEYDIF, translated from the exons atGGGGTGTGGGCAGAGCGTGGTTACCATAGAAATACACGTGAAAAGGGGACAGATGGCGCCAGTGAAAGGG GATGGGATCCAGCTCCCTAAACGAATGTTTGGTACTTACAAGGTAGATAAGAAGTGTACCTACCAGGAGTCCCATCACATGTTTGTCTATGACCCCCGAGTCCTCAAGGTCGTCCCTCCGCCCCACGTCCCTCACACCAGAAAGAACGAGGTCTTCGATTCCGAGAGGTTTGCTTTGTTGGACAAAAGAGCATTGAAT GTTTCCGCCGCCAGGAAGCGCGGCATGCTTGAGGACCTAGTTCAATGGTTAGTCAGGCCCTGTAAGGGACACGAACTGGCCAAGCTGAGAGTTTTGTACCGCTGGCTAACATCATGGGACATCAAGAAGTTTAAACCTCCCCTGTCCCGAATAGATAAGGGCTCggtattctggtatattatccGACTACAGAACAAACAGGAGAACTACGCCTCAATGATGTGTTACTTATGCAG cCATGCCGGACTTGTCTGTATGGTAATCCATGGGTTCATGAAGGGCAGCAGCTACAAGATTGGTCAGAATGTGGCATCTAACAAAATCAACATGTACGGAGAATGGAACGCTGTCCTCGTAAACAACGTCTGGCGTCACGTCAACGCTTACTGGGGCGCATGCGCAGTGACAGCTGATAGTGATGACGATGAATCCACTATATTCCATTTGGACGAGACATTCTTCATCCCCGACCCTGAAACGTTGGCATATACGCATTTTCCTGACGAGCCGAAATGGCAGCTGCTGGAGCAGACCATGTCAATGAAAGATTTCGAACGGAGAGCATACGTAAAGGAACGATTCTTCGAGCTTGACATGCGTATTCTATCACATCCGGAATGTGAAATAACATGTCATGATGAACTTGAAATTCTGTTTGGAGTTTCACCAAGCAAGGCAAAACAGATAGCGTTAAAATGTCTCTTGTCAGTTGAAAATGAAGAAGAGGATTGGGTCCCAGTTGAAACTGATAAGTTCCAACATGACTACGCGCATGTGCAGAGTGCAAGTTCCATTGCTGTGCAGATACGTTTTCCAGATAAAGGTACTTACAAATTAGAAATATTGGGGAAGGATATCCTACGGGAACGCCAGGATGACAAATACATCTATGACTGGCTGGTTGTCTACAAAATTTACGTCAAAAAAGTGGGAAAAGTCCTTGCTTTTCCACGGTGTGATGAAACTGTTGGTTGGGGCCCGAACCTACTGACCGAGGAGGCGGGGGTAGTTCCTATCGATCATCCATTCGCTACTCTCAATGCCGATGGCGGTTATCTCGACCTTGCTATCAAATTAGACAGCATTGACATCGAGGACTTGGAAATATTCTACAAAATGACGACGCTGGAAGCAAATTTAGACGACGTAGAATTTTCTCAGCAGGGTATTATTAAGGAAGCACAACAGGTgatcattttcaatgacaaaCCGCCAGCCAATGAATACTGTCTCTGTATATACGTTGAGGAGGAAGAAGATCCGTTTCTGCTTCCGCCTCTCAGACCAGATGAGTACCGGCCGCCAGTGATGGTGAAGAAGAATGTCTGTAATTTCCTCGTGAGGTGTACATCATTGTCCAAAGATTCCAAGTTCCGTGAGATCGACAACGCTAGGAAAG CAATAACAGAGGCCAACAAGGAGAAGCGCCTTGCTAACCTAGAACGGGTCGTAGATCTGATTGAGACCAAGGACTTCGAGCGTTACATGGCGGCCGAAACAAAATACGGACGAGAACTTATTCTGCGTCTGCGCAAATTACAGAGCAAGCTTCACGAGATCATgatcattgacactgagagtaTCATGAAACTGCGAGACCTCGACAACCCTCCACCAGAGGTTTTCGCTGTTATGAAATCCCTGCTGCTCTTCCTGGGACATTTCGATGAAGAATTACGG CAATGGAGTGATGTGAGGAAGATCATTGGGCGCTCAGCCAAGCTGGCCTTAAAAAGACGTATCGGCGAATTCGACATCAACACATTGGAATTAGAGATAGCTCTAGGAGCAAAGAAACTGCTTGGAACGATGGAGTTAGAAGATATCAGAACGATCGACCATGTTCTAGCTGTATTCATGGACTAT GTGATGGCAGTGGTCGAGGAAATGGAACTACGGTATCCTAAAAAGCTGGAGCTTACACTTCCACGAACGACGAGAGAGAAGATCGAAAGGAGCAAAAAAGTCATAGCTCTTCTAACAGCCACGAAACCCATAGTTG aacCCGAAGAGGAATTTGAGGAATATGATATCTTTTGA
- the LOC138319208 gene encoding lim and transglutaminase domain protein ltd-1-like isoform X2: MFGTYKVDKKCTYQESHHMFVYDPRVLKVVPPPHVPHTRKNEVFDSERFALLDKRALNVSAARKRGMLEDLVQWLVRPCKGHELAKLRVLYRWLTSWDIKKFKPPLSRIDKGSVFWYIIRLQNKQENYASMMCYLCSHAGLVCMVIHGFMKGSSYKIGQNVASNKINMYGEWNAVLVNNVWRHVNAYWGACAVTADSDDDESTIFHLDETFFIPDPETLAYTHFPDEPKWQLLEQTMSMKDFERRAYVKERFFELDMRILSHPECEITCHDELEILFGVSPSKAKQIALKCLLSVENEEEDWVPVETDKFQHDYAHVQSASSIAVQIRFPDKGTYKLEILGKDILRERQDDKYIYDWLVVYKIYVKKVGKVLAFPRCDETVGWGPNLLTEEAGVVPIDHPFATLNADGGYLDLAIKLDSIDIEDLEIFYKMTTLEANLDDVEFSQQGIIKEAQQVIIFNDKPPANEYCLCIYVEEEEDPFLLPPLRPDEYRPPVMVKKNVCNFLVRCTSLSKDSKFREIDNARKAITEANKEKRLANLERVVDLIETKDFERYMAAETKYGRELILRLRKLQSKLHEIMIIDTESIMKLRDLDNPPPEVFAVMKSLLLFLGHFDEELRQWSDVRKIIGRSAKLALKRRIGEFDINTLELEIALGAKKLLGTMELEDIRTIDHVLAVFMDYVMAVVEEMELRYPKKLELTLPRTTREKIERSKKVIALLTATKPIVEPEEEFEEYDIF; the protein is encoded by the exons ATGTTTGGTACTTACAAGGTAGATAAGAAGTGTACCTACCAGGAGTCCCATCACATGTTTGTCTATGACCCCCGAGTCCTCAAGGTCGTCCCTCCGCCCCACGTCCCTCACACCAGAAAGAACGAGGTCTTCGATTCCGAGAGGTTTGCTTTGTTGGACAAAAGAGCATTGAAT GTTTCCGCCGCCAGGAAGCGCGGCATGCTTGAGGACCTAGTTCAATGGTTAGTCAGGCCCTGTAAGGGACACGAACTGGCCAAGCTGAGAGTTTTGTACCGCTGGCTAACATCATGGGACATCAAGAAGTTTAAACCTCCCCTGTCCCGAATAGATAAGGGCTCggtattctggtatattatccGACTACAGAACAAACAGGAGAACTACGCCTCAATGATGTGTTACTTATGCAG cCATGCCGGACTTGTCTGTATGGTAATCCATGGGTTCATGAAGGGCAGCAGCTACAAGATTGGTCAGAATGTGGCATCTAACAAAATCAACATGTACGGAGAATGGAACGCTGTCCTCGTAAACAACGTCTGGCGTCACGTCAACGCTTACTGGGGCGCATGCGCAGTGACAGCTGATAGTGATGACGATGAATCCACTATATTCCATTTGGACGAGACATTCTTCATCCCCGACCCTGAAACGTTGGCATATACGCATTTTCCTGACGAGCCGAAATGGCAGCTGCTGGAGCAGACCATGTCAATGAAAGATTTCGAACGGAGAGCATACGTAAAGGAACGATTCTTCGAGCTTGACATGCGTATTCTATCACATCCGGAATGTGAAATAACATGTCATGATGAACTTGAAATTCTGTTTGGAGTTTCACCAAGCAAGGCAAAACAGATAGCGTTAAAATGTCTCTTGTCAGTTGAAAATGAAGAAGAGGATTGGGTCCCAGTTGAAACTGATAAGTTCCAACATGACTACGCGCATGTGCAGAGTGCAAGTTCCATTGCTGTGCAGATACGTTTTCCAGATAAAGGTACTTACAAATTAGAAATATTGGGGAAGGATATCCTACGGGAACGCCAGGATGACAAATACATCTATGACTGGCTGGTTGTCTACAAAATTTACGTCAAAAAAGTGGGAAAAGTCCTTGCTTTTCCACGGTGTGATGAAACTGTTGGTTGGGGCCCGAACCTACTGACCGAGGAGGCGGGGGTAGTTCCTATCGATCATCCATTCGCTACTCTCAATGCCGATGGCGGTTATCTCGACCTTGCTATCAAATTAGACAGCATTGACATCGAGGACTTGGAAATATTCTACAAAATGACGACGCTGGAAGCAAATTTAGACGACGTAGAATTTTCTCAGCAGGGTATTATTAAGGAAGCACAACAGGTgatcattttcaatgacaaaCCGCCAGCCAATGAATACTGTCTCTGTATATACGTTGAGGAGGAAGAAGATCCGTTTCTGCTTCCGCCTCTCAGACCAGATGAGTACCGGCCGCCAGTGATGGTGAAGAAGAATGTCTGTAATTTCCTCGTGAGGTGTACATCATTGTCCAAAGATTCCAAGTTCCGTGAGATCGACAACGCTAGGAAAG CAATAACAGAGGCCAACAAGGAGAAGCGCCTTGCTAACCTAGAACGGGTCGTAGATCTGATTGAGACCAAGGACTTCGAGCGTTACATGGCGGCCGAAACAAAATACGGACGAGAACTTATTCTGCGTCTGCGCAAATTACAGAGCAAGCTTCACGAGATCATgatcattgacactgagagtaTCATGAAACTGCGAGACCTCGACAACCCTCCACCAGAGGTTTTCGCTGTTATGAAATCCCTGCTGCTCTTCCTGGGACATTTCGATGAAGAATTACGG CAATGGAGTGATGTGAGGAAGATCATTGGGCGCTCAGCCAAGCTGGCCTTAAAAAGACGTATCGGCGAATTCGACATCAACACATTGGAATTAGAGATAGCTCTAGGAGCAAAGAAACTGCTTGGAACGATGGAGTTAGAAGATATCAGAACGATCGACCATGTTCTAGCTGTATTCATGGACTAT GTGATGGCAGTGGTCGAGGAAATGGAACTACGGTATCCTAAAAAGCTGGAGCTTACACTTCCACGAACGACGAGAGAGAAGATCGAAAGGAGCAAAAAAGTCATAGCTCTTCTAACAGCCACGAAACCCATAGTTG aacCCGAAGAGGAATTTGAGGAATATGATATCTTTTGA
- the LOC138315560 gene encoding uncharacterized protein DDB_G0283357-like, giving the protein MDDSGTVSFPNLHSEEFYETVDEADSLHIDHSYQTDVSNSNGANMELMNQMKSFVNDAKTQFREIQSNMSEMMKNQLSEFEKDMNNIRRKHTSVFYDNSDLNTQSLAHQFHRHSPQLNFSESNSSFVVDHGVDQNTNRYCTHETLNSSPHCARVQNYEPEVNFGSHTNHSTGRQNTTVKSVQLKPQSYDGSDDLEDYLTQFQILSEINNWSYSVKSLYLAGSLKGAARALLSELSPAQQRDYDCLVRALNSRYGSVNKAEVFRAQLQNRTKGKNETIPDLAQSIKKLTRQAYPLAPPSVIEVLSLDHFIDAINDSDIRLRLREACPRSINEAETLAVRLETYRLADNHRGRQTRSVDVRATETSNVSSKTSAENNEVSSKTPSNSSEIDSLKNELKSLTKEIKDLVKTTKSSSQNNQNKQKQYTNNNGNQQRHNWNRNSGNNNYHNNSGNKYNNHHKNQQSNSGN; this is encoded by the coding sequence ATGGATGATTCCGGGACTGTAAGTTTCCCAAATTTACACAGTGAAGAGTTCTATGAGACTGTTGATGAGGCAGATTCTTTGCATATTGATCATAGTTACCAAACTGATGTCTCCAATTCTAATGGAGCTAATATGGAACTCATGAATCAAATGAAATCATTTGTTAATGATGCCAAAACTCAGTTTCGTGAAATTCAGTCCAATATGTCAGAAATGATGAAAAATCAGTTATCTGAATTTGAAAAGGATATGAACAATATCCGAAGAAAGCATACTTCTGTTTTCTATGATAACAGTGATTTGAATACGCAAAGTCTTGCTCATCAGTTTCATCGGCACTCACCACAGTTGAATTTTTCTGAGTCAAACAGTAGTTTTGTTGTTGATCATGGTGTTGATCAAAATACAAACCGGTACTGTACACATGAGACGTTAAATAGCTCACCACATTGTGCCCGAGTACAGAATTATGAACCTGAAGTAAATTTTGGTTCGCATACTAATCATTCAACAGGTAGACAAAACACAACTGTGAAAAGCGTACAACTAAAACCACAATCCTATGATGGTAGTGATGATCTTGAGGATTATCTCACACAATTTCAAATACTATCTGAAATAAACAACTGGAGTTATTCAGTTAAGTCACTCTATCTAGCAGGTAGTCTGAAAGGTGCTGCTCGTGCTTTGCTTAGCGAGTTATCTCCAGCTCAGCAACGGGACTATGATTGCTTAGTGCGCGCACTCAACAGTCGTTATGGCTCTGTCAATAAGGCAGAGGTGTTTAGAGCACAATTACAAAACAGAACAAAAGGAAAGAATGAGACAATCCCAGATTTAGCTCAATCTATAAAGAAACTGACAAGGCAGGCATATCCATTGGCACCACCATCTGTCATTGAGGTTTTGTCATTAGATCATTTCATTGATGCAATCAATGATTCAGACATTAGATTAAGATTGAGGGAAGCTTGTCCTAGATCTATTAATGAAGCTGAAACTTTGGCTGTACGTCTCGAAACTTATCGTCTCGCTGACAATCATAGGGGACGTCAAACTCGTTCTGTAGATGTAAGAGCAACTGAGACTTCAAATGTGTCGAGCAAAACATCAGCCGAGAATAATGAAGTAAGCTCTAAAACACCATCTAACTCCTCTGAGATAGATAGTTTGAAAAATGAACTCAAGTCTCTTACCAAAGAGATTAAAGATTTGGTCAAGACTACTAAATCTAGTTctcaaaataatcaaaacaaacaaaaacagtaCACAAATAACAATGGTAATCAGCAGCGCCATAACTGGAACCGCAATAGTGGTAACAATAATTACCACAATAACTCTGGTAACAAGTACAATAACCACCACAAAAATCAGCAATCTAATTCGGGAAACTAA